caattattattttttactttttttaattcgtTTGCGGGAAATTgacaaataatattttacaCAGCCAGTTTTATTTTACCTCATCATCATGTTTGTTAAGCCAGATATTTATCAAAAAgctttagatcagtgtttttcaatcttggagTTGGGACCCGATGTGGGGTCACcaggaatttaaatggggtcacctggaatgtcTTGTACTTAATAAAAATAgctgataaaaaatatttttaagttttaataaattatttttcaaataaaaacacaactgtatCCTATACCCTGACTTTCTCAAATAGAAAATTAGCTCATAAAGCAGGAATgatgaaagaaaataataaaaaataaaatactgtataaaaatatctgagctggtgcattgTGTTACTTCTTGCAGTAATCTTAGTAGTTCTGTATTacatattgaataaaaaattcTCGGAAAAAGCCTGTGGGGTCGccaaaaatttgtgatattaaaatggggtcatggtCCAAAGACCACTGCTCTAGATGTTAATATGGATGTTTAAATACACTAAGCAAATATAATTGTGTATgttcattgtgtatatttgtattgtgtatatatttttattgtctgaAGTGTAGCGTGATGTTATATCTTACAGATTCCTATTTCCAGTAGAACTGGCAAATTTAGTTCAAAGTTCTCCATAGAGAGGCTCTGTAGTTGTGGTGAGTATGTCTTTTGTTATTAAAACTTAGCTCCAGTTGATAAAATGACattgtttcttttctctctttttcaacAGTGAATGTGGCAGTGTAAACTGTGCTCGGTGGCAGTTGCAGGTAGATTGGCTTTATTAAAccactataaattaaaacatccaCACCTTGGGCGTACAAGCCATTATCCGTGTACTTTTTTAGAGTGCCCttgcacatttaaaacatgGAATGCATTACACATTCATCACTCTCGAGATCATTCTACAAACGATAAAGCAGTCAAAGTAGTATCGATATTTAAGTGTCACATTTGCTCATGTAAAAATTTGGGAAATGAAAGGGAATACTTTGCTCACATAAATtctcatttaaagaaaaatgaaaaagtgacttgcATGTTTCATGGTTGTGATTttcatacaagtgtttatggaaCCTTTAAATCTCACAAAAGTCGTAGACATGCATCTCATTCGTTGGCTAACTTTAAACCCGGTATTGTGATAACAAATACATCTCATCTTGTTGAACTTTCTCCCACTGATGATCAGGAGGATGAGTGTGTGGAGAGTGACATTGTAGATCAAGCTAGATCAATGCCCTCTTAAGTGCAATTGAGAAGCAACTTGCTGCAGCCTTACTTAAGTTGGAATATCTTGTCCATGTGCCAGGTACAGCCATAGATGAGTTTTTATCTGAGCTTAGTTACTTGAGTTCAGCAATAGAGCCACTTTCAAAAGATATTGTTTCTGATGTCTTTAAGAGACATAACGTTGAAGTTGAGGACTCAGTAGTTGCTAGTATTGCTTCTGCAGTGCATACATCCAATCCTATATCAAAAGCTGTTGAAAAAGGGGGGCCCCTTTCTTCTACTTATCAGCGGAAGAAATACTACAGGAATTGCTTCAACGTTGTGGAACCTTTGACTTTCATACTTAATGGGAATAAGTTCAGATCTTTCCAATATGTCCCAATCCTAAAGTCATTGCAGCAATTATTAAGTACAAAAGGTATTCTTGAAAAACTCGAAGAAAATCATAGAGGAACAACAGACCTTAAAAGAGACCCATCTTATGAGTACAAATCATTTAAAGATGGTAGTCATTTCCTACAAAACAAGTTTTTGAATAATGAAGAGTTACGAATTTCAATTTGTCTATATGTAGATGATTTTGAGACTTGTAATCCCCTGGGCACCTCGCGAAAAAAGCACAAGATTTGTGCCGTTTATTGGTTACTTTCTAACCTACCACCAGGCTCTCATTCCTCTTTGTCTTCCATTTACCTTGCAGTGCTCTGTAAAAGTAATGATGTGAAAACCTGTGGTTTTGATAAGGTTTTAGAACCTCTCTTAAAAGATCTAAAAACCCTGGAAGACCATGGTGTTTATGTTCCTCTGTTAGGCACATCTTTGAAAGGTACAGTACATAGTGTTGTTGCCGATAATCTGGGCGCCCACAGTATTTCTGGCTTCATTGAGTGTTTTTCAGGAGATTACTTCTGTCGTTTTTGTACAGCAAGACGTTCTGAAATAAGTTCTCACTGTGTTGCATCTGGGGTTTTTAGTTTAAGGACAAAAGAACAACATGAAGAACATGTGCAAATAGCGAACGAGAATGCCAGACATCACTTGGCTGTTAAACGAGAGTGTGTTCTTACTAAGAACttgtcacattttaatgttgtgATAGGATATCCCCCAGACATTGCTCATGACATTTTTGAAGGAATCGTGCCATTTGAATTGGCTTACTGCCTGAATGTCCTGATATCAAAAAAGTTTTTCACATTAGATGAGCTGAACAATGCTATAGTGGCATTTCCATACAAATGGTCTGACAAGACTAATAAGCCTCATCTTGTCCCAAAAAGTGTCTGCAGTCGGAAATCCATTGGAGGCAACGCCCATGAAAATTGGAGCTTGCTGAGGTTCCTTCCATTTTTGATTGGCTCTTGCGTTCCACAAAATGAGCTCGCATGGGCTGTGTTGTTGGATTTAAAAGACATTGTTGAATTGGTTGTTGCCCCAGTGCACACTGATGAGTCCATCGCATACCTCGAAAGTAAGATAGTTGAACACAGACAGAGGTTCCAAGAGCTGTTTCCTACTGTAAGACTTCTGCCCAAGCACCACTTTCTTGAGCACTATCCTCAGTTGATTCATTGTTTTGGACCTTTAGTGTCTCTCTGGACAATGCGCTTTgaagcaaaacataaatttttcAAGCAGATAGTGAAACATACCAGTTGCTTCAAAAATTTGCCTTTGACATTGGCCTCGAAGCATCAGTTTATGATTGCTTTCCTCATCAACTCACCATCTCATGGTAAACCTTGCCTTGATGTACCATGTGTGTCCACAGTTCCAGTTGATTTGTTGAAAGATGAGGTGGCTCATGCAATTCATTTAAAGTATCCCAACCTTGATGAGGTAAATCTTGCAAAAAATGCAACATTCTGGGGTATTGCCTACAGCAAAGGCATGATACTGGCACATGGATCCTCTGGTGGATTACCAGAGTTTGCTGAAATTACCCAGATGTGCATTATCAATCAGACCTTGTTTTTTATTGTGAGAGTGCTGTGTGCTTGGTATATTGAACACTACAGAGCCTTTGAGCTAAGCTTGTCACCTGCAAGAGAAGTCAAGCTCTTAGCAGTCAGTGAACTGACTGACGTCTATCCATTAGCTGAGTACATGGTTGGATCAACCCGTATGGTTACTTTAAAAAGGCACATCATCATTAAAGGTTGGTAAATCAATATTCTAGCTTTGCTTTTTCATACCacagtttgcatgttttgtcAGTCCTCAATAGTCATTAACACCCACCCCCCACTCTGGAAAAAAAGCTGAAATCTTTCAAACTTATTATTTAGCTCTACTTTTCTCTGGTTACTTATGATAATCCAATGCACAATACCGTTTCATCTTTCACTCACTAAACTCTTGATGTCCACTGTCTGTCTTTGGCATGTTCACTCTGCCTTTGGCATTTCCAATGTCTGTTTtacaaactaaatgaaattTTGAACACTTTGAAAAGAAATCTTACTTTTGTTCATCTTCTTTACAGATTGAAATCTGTCATCATGACGGCTGTTTTAAAGGTGATCCTTGGAGACAACGGTAGTCAACGCTTGACTTTTCCCGGTGGACTTCCAACATCAGTCAGTGAACTTGCTGATATTGTGCAGAGACAGTGTGCTATTCAAAGAGACTTCAGGCTTCAGTTTATGGATCCCTTATTTAACAATGATTTCATGAACCTCACTTCAATGGATGAAGTAGCTGATCGAGGAACAATCAAAGTGATCTATACCGACAGCACCTCAACACCACAATGCGTGGAGCtccaaattatttcacaagatGCTTGTAACTACAGTTTCCTGGAAGAAAACTCATCAGGATCCAGTGAAGTTGTTGATACTGACATTCTGTCCTCGCCGGACTCTGACACATCCACTTCTTCAACCTCCAGAACAATTTGGCCGAGCACCTTCAATGTTCCAAAGTTTGGCTTTGATTCAGAGTTAAAACTTGAAAGTGGCAATGCAGCATTCAGAGACAATGGCAAAATGCTTGTACCAGATCTTAAACTCAAGTCCACCATTCTCGAGGCTTTGATTCAAGAAATTGTCAAATACAAAGTTTATGTCACAGACAGAGAGTTCAACATGGTTGGTGAGGCACTCATCTCAAAACACCCTTGTCTAACAGAGAGGGGCTCAGTGACAGGATATGCCGGTTGGAAGGCAAGCTTAAAGAATAAACTTGCAATTTACCGTACACAATTGAGGAAGCTGGTATGTCCTGAGGTTTTGGTGAACTCCATCAAGCACAAGCCTGAGGGCAAATCAAGTGCAGCCTCTGCCATCAAAAGACCAAGGCGTTCTGAAGTCAACTACTGCCCTCCTTATCCCACTGGAGAATCACAGCAAAGTCTTGAGGGTCTGAGAGTGGAACTTCTCTCAGATGTGAAGCAACTGAACAACAATGAGGCAGTGCGAAGGAAAATGGACCGAACCTTTGCACAACGGAGGTATGAAGTGGTTCAAGACAAACCAATGGTTGAAGATTTCAAGGACAGATGGCCAGCTCTCTTCAATGTAATTGAGGTATGTTGCATTGAGGTTAATTTACAGAACCAGTTGGCAGCAGTGTCCACTTTCGcccattttaaatgaaaaaaaatagcttCCAAGTCTTTGAGTTTGTCTAGTGCAAGTTTTATGTTTAAAcgctgtaaataataataataattttatttttattttttttaccaccttaattattttgggtttttttattttttatttatcgttaTTAAACATTAAAGTATGGTAATGAACCACAATAGTTTTTTTGCTTTACAATATGGTACTCATATTCCTTTCATAGTTTTTTGGGTAAATCTCCATCTTACAAAGTGAACACAAATGCACCATGCACTTCTAGGTTGAGTCACTGAAAGAAACTTACaaaacaataatgaataaacaATGTCTCTCTTTtactttccttatttttttgAAACAGATAAATTTGGAGTTCAAGCGCATCACCACCTTACCACTACAATCGAGGTTCCTATCTCAGATAGACGAGCTGTCTGGCAAACTCCTAAGGCTGTTTGAGCGAAGAGGTGGACAAGTGGGGAGAGTGCTTGAAGATATTGTGGCACCCGTGGTTCAGGTAAGAAACAAATATATAGGCATTATACATTTGAATTCAGAatgtggtaattttttttaatgaacttaCCATTCTTGTCCCCTCTGGTCAGGGTGCTGATGTTGACCTTATTCGAGGGTGCATCATTAAAGGACTCTGTGCATACCTCAATGAGGAACCAGGAAATTTAGTCATGGAGTATGTGGTGAGTATTtaattgttgtaaaaaaaaaaattctgaagcCAAGCGATAAGAATTGTTAATATGCAAAATGTCTCGTCTATAGGAGAGGTGTTATATCTTTTGCAAATCTTCTTCACTAATTAGTCTTAGGCTCTGTCCACAtggagacaaaacaaaaacactttcccCTAAAAACAAGTAATTATGTGTGCATCCACACAAAAAGGTGGAACACACTGTAGTAAACATATAGGCTTGTATGTGGTGCCGTCAtgctgggttagggttagtgcaAGCGCATGCAGGTGAAGAGGGGTCATGCATGCGGGTTAAGAGAGGTGCAGGGGCTATGACATCATCTTTGCAGAGTATTTCCCACTATGGGACTTGTTTATGCACGTTATAGTATTCGGCTTCCAAATCGTCATTGCCTTGTTGACGAAAGGtgtaaactataaaaaaaacttattctCTGTGTTAACTGGGCTTTAATTTGCTTTGCAATTGAATTCCTTGCCTTTATGGGGTTATGGCTGTGTGGGTGTTATTCCACAAGAGCATACACATATTCTTGGTTATCTtccagttttatatctttaggattttaaaatatatatttttttaagatttgtATGCATAACAACCCTGTGTGTAGATTGCAtgtacaaaacatcaaaacagtttaaaaacatggCTTAAAAGTCTAACACTGTGGTGGATAAACAGCCCCTGCTGCTCacctttactttttaaattgtcaTTCAACTGTAAACCAAAACAAACTCCATTTGCTGGGGAGAGGGACAAGAAACATTAACAAAtgccaaaacaaataaattgctCTTGTAGAATAGGTAAAATTAGTTTTGGCATATGACTTTGCATGATGGTGAAAAATCAGAGAAAGGATAATCACATTTGTAAGTTACAAaagttgctttttttaatgatttcttGAGGATTGTGTCGAGTTATTTTGAACCATATTTCTGACATGTGTTTATAAGGGTGGAGACGAAACCAATCGAAGACAAATCGAGGAGACCACTGTTGGCATTTACATCCGGAAACAAGACTGCAACTCTAAGCCAGGTGACATCGGCGTTGTGATCGAGGGTCGGGTGGTTTTGCGGCAGGTGGACAACTTTCCACTTGCTGTTGCTATGTTGTTTGGTTTAATTTATGCATTAAACCTCGACTACCCTCATGACCTCAAATATACATTTGAGGTGTTTCAAAAAATCCTAATGGAGCTGGAGGGCACCACTCTTTCAAAAAAGGTTCAAGTGCTCAAGAACAGACTCCATGAATGACTGAAAATGCCAATCTACCTTGGGGGGTAAAACCCagtttacaatgtttaaaatgttgcaCATATTGGATGTCAGTATAGTTTACTTCACTGTTCAAAAAACTTGATGTCATGTGCTGTGATTTTTGTTTGCACTGTTCTTAACCTGTAAGTATTTAAATGTATCTGTTTGCAGAGTACTGCATCATGTTTAAATGATCCGAGTTGAAGACCTGTTTCCATGCACTGTATTGCATATTGTCATATATTTTGTTCGTTCATACCTGTAGCCGTATATGGAAAGAAATGCAATGTTCATGTGCAATGTTTTctaaggaaaaaaaattgtaatccaGCATTTTTgcaatgctttttttgtttcaagTCGATGTGTATTTGACTGATATCCATTTGTGGATTAAAAGTGGTTGAAGATATTTTGTTTCcatcccttttttttctctgaaagATGTGATGCGTGTAGTGGCATAAGATGTGGTTGTAATTGTAGTCTTTGCAAACTAGTTTTTAGTGGTAGaagatcatttttaaactaacataaaatattttatatagttatacattttaaaattaaatctaatttaaatgataaaatttgAGTTATTTAATGATAGATCTATGTTCaattaacatatatatatttttaaagcttaacaaaataataatatgttaaaacaCCATGAAAAAATTATTTGAGTGTAGCGTATGTAATTCAAGTAATAGGCACgtgatttttttatgttgtcaaAACATAACTTTATTTAGTGGAACCGCTTTCAATGATTTTATTATGTTGTAAcaacagttttcttttttcagtgcaggctgttcagctgtagccagctgtagccaaggtcgtgttatcggagcaaacgaaaacacgtctgctgtctccaaagaccagagattaattgttattaataatttgtattttgaacctgttactaagatatttaaattggcttttatttacttgtttgtgttcttttatgtgtatgtgaaacactttttatcaaaattaaaatcaaatataaaaaaaagtcattttactcaTGTTTTCTAATTATGTAAAGTATCTTTGTGGATATTGTATAGACCAttatgtaagtgttagaaattattctgataataataatataacaataatgtaaatatcaattgCTTGATATAAAAAACACCATATAAGAGGGGCCAAAAGAAAACCTGTCCTAGAGCACCAAAGAGGCtagtgttgtcattgtgttagtggctagtggtattataacatgtaaaataaatatatttactgtcctcaaaatagatgtaattgttttagcaaaagtgtgaaatggtagaagttctaacatccattgttcctcacaccagcctcacggtagatagtcagtcaccagattatctggatactatttggactgtaacactgttaagatcacctacaccataaaacaatgaactttaaacgtgagcagctttatacgagctaaaacatccacacactgaatgaaaacaggagcagaaaactgctgaaataaatcctaaacagtcctattgtgtgaggagacctggtccaggacctgtggaggaaaACCACTACaccagtggacttcagttctccctctaatttactgtaaatatccaaatatctcacaaacagaacaagatttagttggtttttctgtatttatgttttggttttaagtcagtaaaacaaaataaccactgtttatttgttattttgattaagttttaaaacgtaataaccacagaacaaagggtacatgtATAACAACTGTCTTTAGcctgtttttatgaatattcataaactactatctaactgctccctgggtgtctgtagttagcagcccactgctacccctctgggataatgggtcaaaatacagagaagaatttcactatggtgatcaataaagttacattattttatttattattgatcagTTGATTATCCAGATGTGTCGCTGGTTTGGCTGGTCCTGAGCTCTACGTCTGGTGTCAGCAGTGAAAGTGTGGAGATGTTATCTCTGTGTGGCTACCGTTAGCTGGAGGTTAGCTGTGGGCTACATGGTGCTGTGGTGTGATGGACGTCTGATGGTGGCTCAGAGTGGGAGTTGTTGTGGTAGAATGTTCTCCTGTGCATCAGGACTTAAGGCCTGTCTgagggaatgggtgaggaagctCCATGACTTATTTACCTGTGATGTACCATGGTGATAATTGATAGACAGAAAGACATCATTCCATTATGTTACATGTACCGTAATATGCAATATTACCTTAAGTTGTTTAGATTTAAACTGACTTGTAGAATACTTGTACTCTATTTTCTTCATCAACACTCTAAAcacacagtttttatttataattgtagttttaaatgatgaatgtcttttaaatcctctttttgtgtatttctataaacATAACTTTGTTTGACTGGTGCTGAGGgagtatggaggaccaaacctgccaaacgtataaataaataaatgtattaataaatattggaataaataaataaaagaatgaatatataaataaagagatgattaaatgcataaataaattactaaaaactagtaaataaatctgacataaacaaataaatgtcttaaattgatttatacatttatttatttattcatgtatttatttctacttttatttatttcaacatttatttattttaacttttatttatttctacttttatttatgtatacattattttttcaacatgtatttatttcaacatttattcatttccacATTTCTGTGTCTGTATGCTAATGAGGTAGGAGGGACTAACCTCAGTCTCATTCAGGATTGGTCAACTGAGCGATCCAATCAGATCCACTTCCTGTTGCAGCAGATGGGCGTGGCTTAGATGAAGAAGTGAAGATGGCTGATTTCAGAGTTTTAGTGAATGACTTACGAGCTTTAGCTGATGAAGTTGAAAACAATTCACCAAATGACGACCTTCACTTTTATCTGGATAGTTTTATTAACAGCTTAGCTCAGCTAAACTCTGATATGGATTTAGAAGTTGACCCAGCAGTGTTTGATGGTCTGGAAGAAATTTCCCACCAGTTCTGCATCTTCTCAGAGACTGAAGAAACAACCTTCAGAGGCCCCTCCTACTTTTTACCCCCATATGATTGAGGCTCACCTCCATTCAGAGAACACTGCTCTGGACATCACAGAGATGTtcagtgtgagtgagagaaCAATTAGTGTGAGGATGGTACAttatgagataaggtcattttaacctacttctgtcaacatctgttttgtaactcttgcttgtttgaaagtagcaacagtagaactatatttgtgtgtaaatattactcatgttaatgtgtattaatagtAGGCTAGGCTAACGTTGCATTGCTATTCCATTTCAATACTTATATTATGAAGCTATAGACTGGTCATATTATATGGCATATGTTCAGGTTCTAATGTCATGTAGACTACACAACAATTAGgctacattaaaacaatctgctctgttttaacagcacatcagcccttgtccttaatatcagctaatgtataaagtcatctagtattgttttgtccttgttatctctagcatctgtccaggttagcagtagttttaatttagagttcagtaaaacttactttgtcaaaacaagcacagttgtagctatagtgtgctaatatatgtacatgtttgatcattaaaaataggctacattattattagtctatgagtttttattacatacaatggttagatcatttcacacacagttttcatttcatgtctattgtg
The sequence above is drawn from the Gouania willdenowi unplaced genomic scaffold, fGouWil2.1 scaffold_163_arrow_ctg1, whole genome shotgun sequence genome and encodes:
- the LOC114458703 gene encoding uncharacterized protein LOC114458703; the encoded protein is MTAVLKVILGDNGSQRLTFPGGLPTSVSELADIVQRQCAIQRDFRLQFMDPLFNNDFMNLTSMDEVADRGTIKVIYTDSTSTPQCVELQIISQDACNYSFLEENSSGSSEVVDTDILSSPDSDTSTSSTSRTIWPSTFNVPKFGFDSELKLESGNAAFRDNGKMLVPDLKLKSTILEALIQEIVKYKVYVTDREFNMVGEALISKHPCLTERGSVTGYAGWKASLKNKLAIYRTQLRKLVCPEVLVNSIKHKPEGKSSAASAIKRPRRSEVNYCPPYPTGESQQSLEGLRVELLSDVKQLNNNEAVRRKMDRTFAQRRYEVVQDKPMVEDFKDRWPALFNVIEINLEFKRITTLPLQSRFLSQIDELSGKLLRLFERRGGQVGRVLEDIVAPVVQGADVDLIRGCIIKGLCAYLNEEPGNLVMEYVGGDETNRRQIEETTVGIYIRKQDCNSKPGDIGVVIEGRVVLRQVDNFPLAVAMLFGLIYALNLDYPHDLKYTFEVFQKILMELEGTTLSKKVQVLKNRLHE